A window of Caldalkalibacillus uzonensis contains these coding sequences:
- a CDS encoding LacI family DNA-binding transcriptional regulator, protein MVTIYDIAKKANVSPMTVSRVINNSGNISEKTRKKVEKVIREMNYIPNSAARSLISKETKILALLITDITNPFFTKVARGAEDKALEKGYRLILSNSDENLYKETDYFKTFISTPVDGIIFAPTGDESKKNIQLLNDHQIPFVLVDREIPGIQCDQVLGDNHSGSRQLLDYLYQKGHRKIALINGPATVSTARERQKAYMEFMREHSLVIHPEWILETNYKQGGAITAVETLLSLPNKDKPTAIFAANNFIAIDAINTLKKYNYDPPHDIDIVCFDDLESYSWFPPFLTVAVQPAYDFGYTATQLLIERIEKKSPTTERKVILTPKIVYRN, encoded by the coding sequence ATGGTAACAATTTACGATATTGCTAAAAAAGCCAATGTGTCACCCATGACGGTCTCCCGGGTGATTAATAATTCTGGAAACATCTCTGAGAAAACGAGAAAAAAAGTTGAAAAGGTCATTCGTGAAATGAATTATATCCCCAATTCTGCGGCTCGCAGCCTTATCTCAAAGGAAACAAAAATTTTAGCTTTGCTTATCACCGACATCACCAACCCTTTTTTCACAAAAGTAGCCCGTGGAGCAGAGGATAAAGCACTGGAAAAGGGTTATCGTTTAATATTAAGCAATAGCGATGAGAATCTATACAAAGAAACTGATTACTTTAAAACATTTATTTCCACCCCTGTGGACGGGATCATCTTTGCCCCAACTGGAGATGAATCAAAGAAGAACATTCAGTTGTTAAATGATCACCAAATTCCCTTTGTGCTAGTGGATCGGGAAATTCCGGGCATCCAATGCGACCAAGTATTAGGCGACAATCACAGTGGCAGCCGGCAACTCCTCGACTATTTATACCAGAAAGGCCACCGGAAGATAGCTTTAATCAATGGACCGGCAACCGTCTCCACCGCAAGGGAACGCCAGAAAGCGTATATGGAATTTATGAGGGAACACAGTTTAGTGATCCACCCTGAATGGATTTTAGAGACCAATTACAAACAAGGAGGGGCCATTACCGCGGTCGAAACTTTGCTTTCCCTTCCTAATAAGGATAAACCTACGGCCATTTTTGCAGCCAACAACTTTATTGCTATTGATGCCATCAATACATTAAAGAAATACAACTACGATCCTCCCCATGATATTGATATTGTCTGTTTTGATGATTTAGAATCCTATTCGTGGTTCCCCCCTTTTCTAACGGTAGCTGTACAACCAGCTTATGATTTCGGCTATACTGCCACTCAGTTACTGATTGAACGCATTGAAAAAAAGTCACCGACAACAGAACGGAAAGTGATCCTGACTCCTAAAATAGTATATCGAAACTGA
- a CDS encoding ABC transporter substrate-binding protein: MLVFTSLLTACSSSPADEQQGVSNGGDDDGKLYIPLISKGFQHQFWQAVRLGAEQAAEEFDVEITFEGPETESQVDKQIEMLQAALDRNPDAIGFAALDSQSALPLLERARDNNIPVIAFDSGVDSDIPLATAATDNIAASALAADKMAELIGNKGKVALIVHDQTSRTGVDRRDGFVNRINEQYPDIEIIDIQYGGGDHLRSTDLAKAILQAHPDLDGFFGANEGSAIGIVNAVRELNKEGEIVIIGYDSGKQQIEGIKSGIMAGAITQNPIGIGYETVKAAVQVISGESVPETIDTGFFWYDKDNIDSEEIQAVLYD, translated from the coding sequence ATGTTGGTGTTCACTTCTCTTTTGACCGCTTGTTCGTCTTCTCCAGCTGATGAGCAACAAGGCGTTTCAAATGGGGGAGATGATGATGGAAAACTGTACATTCCCTTAATCTCAAAAGGGTTTCAACATCAATTTTGGCAAGCAGTCAGGTTGGGGGCTGAACAGGCTGCAGAAGAATTTGACGTTGAAATTACATTTGAAGGGCCTGAAACTGAGTCCCAAGTGGACAAACAAATTGAAATGCTTCAGGCTGCTCTTGACCGAAATCCGGATGCCATTGGGTTTGCAGCGCTGGACAGCCAGTCGGCCCTGCCGCTTCTGGAACGGGCACGTGACAACAATATTCCTGTTATTGCTTTTGATTCTGGTGTAGACAGTGACATTCCACTAGCAACGGCGGCCACAGATAATATCGCCGCATCAGCTCTGGCGGCAGATAAAATGGCTGAGCTGATTGGCAATAAAGGGAAAGTAGCTTTGATTGTTCATGACCAAACTAGCCGCACGGGCGTTGACCGTCGTGATGGTTTTGTCAATCGGATTAATGAACAATATCCCGATATTGAGATCATTGATATCCAATATGGAGGCGGGGACCATCTCAGATCAACTGATTTGGCCAAAGCGATCTTACAAGCCCATCCAGATCTTGACGGCTTCTTCGGTGCCAATGAAGGATCTGCGATCGGTATTGTCAATGCAGTTCGTGAGCTGAACAAAGAAGGAGAGATAGTCATTATTGGTTATGACTCGGGGAAACAGCAGATCGAGGGGATCAAAAGTGGTATTATGGCAGGAGCCATTACTCAAAACCCGATCGGCATAGGATATGAGACGGTCAAGGCTGCGGTGCAGGTCATTAGTGGTGAAAGTGTACCAGAAACAATCGATACCGGTTTCTTCTGGTATGATAAGGACAACATTGATTCGGAAGAGATACAAGCGGTTCTATATGACTAA